Genomic DNA from Candidatus Sulfurimonas marisnigri:
ATGATGTTACCCCTATTGCTGGTATTACAGGTGATTTAATTGGTAGCGAAACGATAGCAATTCCACTTTTATATGCTAGAGCAAGAGTAGAAATTCCAGCAACTGATATCGGTATTGAGGCAGATGTAAAATATATTTCATTTGATTCTAATACTATGTATGATGTAAGAGTAAAAGCAGATTATACGTTAGATTTTGTTCCAATAATTCAACCTGCTTTAGAAGTTGGATACAGAGTGCAAAAAATTGAAACAGATGATTCAGTAGATTCAAATTTAAACATTGAGTTTTCAGGAGTTTACGCAGGTCTTATTTTTCGTTTCTAAGAGCTCTTTTTATTAGTAATATCTCGATGGAAACCTGCAATTCTTATAGGTGTTTTGTCGTCATTAAAAAAAATATCTCCAATATCTTCAATTAAAAGCTCTTCTCCACTTTTGGTTGTAAGAGGATATTGGATAGTGAAGTGAACATATTCAAGTTCTCCAGTGTGTTTTTCTAGCACATCATGCATTGCGTTATGATGGTCAAATCTATTCTCATCTGGGATAAGTCCTAAATAATCAAAATACCCCAACTTCTCTTCTTGAGCAAACCCTAGCCTTTTTTTCCACTCTTTACTAAGATTAAACTCTTGTTTAAGAATATCATAGCTCCAGATTCCATCTCTTGAAGAGTTTGCAGAAAATTCAAAATGATTATCCTGTTCCATTTATAGCCTTTAAAATACACTGTTTATTTTAGATTGAAGTATTTTACAAGATAATTAATATAATATAGCTTAGTGAAATCTTACATTAACAGTTGTTCCTACATTCTCTGTAGATGTTACATCAATACCAAAGTTGTACTCTTTGACAATAGAGTCAACAATATTAAGACCTACACCAAAGCCGCCGGCATAGCTATTTGCCCTTGTAAATCTTTTGAAGATTGTATCAAGTTTATCTTTGGCAATGCCAATGCCTTCATCTTGTATGGCAAAGCTGTTCTCAAGTACACTTATATATATTTTTTTGTTTGGAGGAGAGTATTTTATTGCATTACTTAGCAGGTTATTAATAAGCATTTTTGCTTTAGTTGGGGCAATAGTGAGAGTACAAGTGGTTTTTTTAAACTCTACAATTATATTTTTTTTCTCCAAGAGCTCATTAAAATATTTAATACTTTCATTTACAACAGAAGCAAAATTTAATTCTACTGCTTCTTCACTTTTTGCATCAAAACTTAAAAAACTTAATGATGAGTATATGTCATAGAGCTGTTTTGTACTAATTGATATATTTTGTATAATTTTTTCATCATAAATTTTTTTATTTTTTGCTCTTGAAGTACTCATCATAAGGGCAGTGATTGGTGTGTTTAGCTCATGTGTTGTATCTTTTACAAACTCCTCTATCTCTTGCATTTTATCTTTTATGGGGCGCAAAAATATATATGAGAGTATTACAGAAATAATTATAATGATAATACCGACAAAAATGGAAGTGATAATAACTTTATTTCTTAATTTTGTGACACTTTGTGTGAACTCATTGCTCTGTACAGCAACATAATCAATGCCAAGGTGTCCTGCTGTCCTTTTTGATACTAAAGTAAATGTATCACCTTCCATGTAGTACTCTTTTGACAAATCTACTTTTTGTATGTTTTGCCCATCAATCAATTTATATTTATTATCATATAGAGCTACTGTTGCATTCTCAAAGCTATCAAGAACAAACTTATTATCCATCATATGGGCTTTAATAATAGATGAGCTTACTCTATCGGAAATGTGGTTCATCTTGTAGTAGTTGTTTTGCATCTCTATTGTTTTTTGTGAAGTGTAGAACCAGTAGCTTGCAAAAAGTAAAAATATAAATGAAGAGAGAAGGTAGAGGGTTAAAAAAGAGTAAAATGATTTTTTTGTTATATTATTCATAAGTGTACCCAACCCCTCTTACTGTTTGTATTTTATCTTTTCCTATCATTTCGCGCAGAGTTCTTATGTGAGAGCGTATAGTTGCATCACTTGGTATATGGTCAAAATCCCAAATATTTTGAATTAACTCATCATTGGTAATTACTCGTTTTTGATTTTTTAAAAAGTAAAACAACATCTCACCGTCTTTTTGACCCAAGGAGAAGATATTTGAGTTTTTATTTACTTGTCGTAGCTCTGGCAAATAGAAGGTGCTCTCAGAGATGAAAATTTGAGTTTTATTGTCAATGTTAAAAAGTTTTTTTGTGTTTAGTATGCGGGCATTTAGCTCTTCAAGCTCAAAAGGCTTTTTTATGTAGTCGTGAGCTCCAAGCTCAAAGGCCTTTTTCAAGTAAGCAGTATCTGTGTATGCAGTTATAAATATAGTTGGGGTTGTGTCATTGAACTCTCTTAGTTCGGCTAAAAGCTCAAGTCCATTTTTTCCAGCCACATTAATATCAAATATAAAAAGATCATACTTTATGGAGTCTAATTTTTTATATACCTCTTCGGAATTATAAGCATAATCCACATCCCATGACTCAGATAAATAATCTAGTAAAATATCAGATAAAACAGCATCATCTTCCATCAAAAGTATTTTCATATTTAGTCCATCCATTTCCTAGGGTCATAGCCGTCACTAGGTCGTTTTACTGACTCTTTAGATATTTGTTTTATCATAGTTATGACTTCAGATCCATCAGTTGGACTTTTAGCGCGTGACTCTTCTATCTTGCAAAAACCAAATTTTTCAAAGTAACTAACTGTTTTGTTATTGTTCAAAACACTTACGCTTATATTTTCATATAGTGAGCCTGCTTCCAAGATGAGTTGCTCAAGCATTGAAGAACCTATCCCTTCTCCTCTAAACTCTGGCTTAACTCCGATGGTCAATATGGGGGTATTATCATTTATATATCCGTTAGAATTATCATCTTTGTTCAGCAGACGCAGCCAGATTGCCCCGGCAATTTTATTCTCTTTGAGGGCATATAGTCCCAAGTCCCTGTTTGTTAGTCCATAGTTTTGGGTATATTTTTCAAGTTCACAAAAATCATCTACAGTTTTTGCAACTTCATCTAAGCGATAAGCAAAGTGGAGCATATCCTCTGCAATTTTTTGTTCTGTTGAACGGAGAAAATATAGTGCTATGCTCAAAACTACTCAGTTCTTGTAGTTATATCAATACCTACTTCTTTAAGCTTATACCCAATCTCCACTATGACATCTCTATATTTTTCAGTCTCCATGAAACCTTCATACGCATCCATCTTTTTATCAGCAACCTTTTCAGCAATGTTCTCTATACTTAGTAATGCTCTCTCAAGTCTTGATTCTAACTCTTCTACGGGCTCTCTCATAATTGTCCTTAATGATTATTGTTGATGTTATTATACTACAAAACTATTTGCTCTTTACACAAACACTACACACTTATAATATATAATTTTTATACCAAAATATAAGGAAAAATAATGAAGACTCTAAAACTATCGGCACTATTGCTAGGTGCAGTTCTATTTACAGGCGTTGGCGTTACAACCCTAAGTGCTAAGTGTGGTGGAGCAGAAAAACAAGCTCCTAAGGAATCAATGAAATGTGGTGCGGGCAAGTGTGGCGACTCAATGAAAGCTGCAAATAAGTGTGCTGATAAGAACTGTGACATTAAAGACTGTGATGGAACTAAGTGCGAAGATGGTAAAAAAGGGACAATGAAATGCGGCGGTGAAAAAGGCGCAATGAAATGCGGCACAGGTAAGTGCGGTTGAGTCAATAAATTTAGTTATATATGGTTAGTAATATAATGTAATGTTTGCTTTATAATAAATCTTTGATATAATTCCCCTTGTATAATATTAAAATTACAAGGGGAAAGTATGAAAAAGAAAATAGCACTTTCGATGAGTGCCGCACTTCTGTCTACATCAGCTTACGCAGTTGATGTTTCAGTAAGTGGTTTCGGTACAATCGCAGCTGGAAAAAGTAGCAGAAAAGATACAAATGTTGCCGGATACAAAAACACTAAAAAAAATGCTGAAAGTAACGGTGACAAAATAAAATTTCAGCCAGATTCAGTTTTTGGTGTTCAGTTTAATTCTAAAATAGATAGTAAAATGACTGCTGCAGTTCAAATTATAAGTCGTTTTAACGATGTTGATGACCAAGTAGTTAATTTAGAGTGGGCATATATCAACTATAGCCTAAGTGATCATCTAACAGTTCAAGCTGGACGTTTTAGACCAGCAATCTACCTCTATTCAAACACTCAAGATATTGGTTACAGTTATGTTTGGACAAGACCACCATTAGAAATCTACAGTATGATTCCAATTAACTACATAGACGGTGTAAATGTTGATTACCAATATGAAATCACAGATGAGATTACACTTGGAGCAAATATCTACTACGGTAACTTAACAACTGATATTTTTACTAAAGCTGGCTTTACATTGGATTTTCAATTTGACAACCGTTATGGTATAGATGTTTCTCTTGGAAGTGATGACTTTAAAATCCGTGCAGGGTACTTAAGAAGTAATCAAAGTGTTGTTGATAGCACTAATGGAAATCCAAAATTTTTAATAAGTAATGCAATTAATACATTTATTAGTGCTGGTGTCTTTGTTGATTACAATAACTATCTATTTGTTGCTGAATTTGCAAATAGAGATATTGGTGCAGATCAAACTGGCAAACAATCTCCATTCGCTGATAATGTAGATGGTTGGTATGCAACTGCCGGTTATAGATTTGGTGATTACACCCCAACTATTACTTATGCTGCTCAAGAAGCTACTTCTGATAAAACTGGAAACAATTATATTCCAACTTTTGAGCGTGATTTAACAAGTACATCTGTTGGACTTCGTTATGAGATTAATGATCATTCAGCACTTAAGGGTGAGTGGTTAAGACAAGACGAAAAAGCAAAAACAAGTGCTGATGGATATGGTGTAACAAATCTTTACACTGTTGCATGGAATATTATATTTTAAGGAAATAAAAAATGTTTATAAAAAGTATTATTACAACAGCAGTTTTAGCTTCTTCAGTTTTAGCTTCAACTGTTGTTATCGTTAACCCTGGCTCAGGTGTTGATAGTTTAGATGTAAGTCAAGTGAAAAAAATCTTCTTAGCAAAGACAAAAAGCTTTCCAAATGGAGAGAGTGCTGTTCCAGTTGATCAAGATTCAAAGAATCCAGCTTACGAAGCATTTTATAAAGCAGTTGCTGGTAAAAGTGCTGTTAAGATGAATAAGTACTGGGTAAAACTTACTTTTACAGGTAAAGCAGAAGCTCCTAAAAAAGTTGGTTCAAGCTCAGATGTAGTAGGTCTAATCAAAAACAATAAAAATATGATTGGCTATGCTGATAGTGCTGATGTTACAGCTGACGTTAAAGTTGTTTACACAGTTAAATAATTAAATACTAACACATCATTAGTTTGGTGTGTTAGTTCTCTTTCTCTTCTCAATCCTTCAACTAAAATTACAAAATATAGCTTATTCTAGATAGAAAATAAAGAGTATTTCTACCAACATATCAGAGATGATGTATTAGTCAGTTTTAAATGCAGAAAGTTTATCTTTCAAGTCTTGGCTTAGTTTATCTAGTGTATCCGCTGCATTTGAAACTTCTGATATATTATGTGAGGTTTGCGAAACAGACTCGTTAGCTTGTGTTATTTCTGTTACAACACTACCGGTATCTTCTTTCATTTGTACAATATCTTTTAGAGATGATTCCGCTGTTACAATCGCATTTTGCATAATATGTGAAGTTTCATTAATCATCTGCTCAACATTAATTGAGACATTGCTAAGTTCATCTACCTGTTTTGAATTTAGACTAATAGTTGCACTTGTATCTGTGATTGACTGCACTATAACATTAATTGTAGAGTGAATATCAACTAAACTTTTTTGAGTTCTCTCTGCTAGTTTTCTAACTTCATCTGCAACAACTGCAAATCCACGTCCATGTTCACCTGCTCTTGCTGCTTCAATGGCTGCATTAAGTGCCAAAAGATTTGTTTGGTCTGCAATATCAGAAATCACTGATAGAACCTCCTTAACCTGAGTTGCTTCTGAGCTAAGTTCTTGTAGACGCCCAACCATCTCTGTTTCTACTTCTGCTGAGTGCTGTACTCGTGTAATCATGTCCAGTACTCCGCCTCTGGCTTCTTCAAGTTTTTTTCCAACTTCTATAGCCTCATCTCTAGCTTCTTGAGACGCTAAAACGGAGTCTTGAAGTTTAGATTGAATAATTGACCCATTAGTTGCAGCAGTTTCAACTAAAGTAGCAGATTTAAGAGTCAGTTTTTTCATAATATCAGATGTATTTGAAAGGTTTGATGAAACAGAGTTGTTCTCATCACTTAGAGATTTAGCATCGTTTACCATAGTGCTAAGATTATGCATAGCAGTATTGAAATAGTCAGATAATTGTGCAAACTCATCATTGCCTTTTATATTACTTTGAGTTGCAAGATCTCCTTCTGAAATAAGCTTAACTCTCTCAAGAATAATATTTAATGGATTTGAAATTGTATGGCGTATGATGTAAATTAACACAGCTACATTAATTATAAGTAGAATTGAGATAAGTATTACAGCACTAAGGATAGTAGAGCGCACACTTCCTCCACGACTGTCTGTCTTATAGGCAATAAAACTTGTACCTAAAAATTCTTTATCGTACTCCATACGAGAACGTTTTATAATTACCCCATTTATCTCAGCAATAGCATTGTCTTTAAGTTCTAGAAGTTTTTTTTCGTCTATCCCTTCAGGTAAATCATTGATTTTTGTGAAAAATTCATTTTCTTCGTCAAGAATATAGATAAAAGCCAACTCTTCATCTTCTTTATAGTAGTCTGTTGTTCGTTTTGCTCCAAGCATATTGCCTGTTCCCAGTGATAAGCTTAATCCTAGGTTTAGGTAAGCAGAACTTTTCTCAACTCGCTCTACGAACGTTTTATCTATCTGCTCAATCTGTTTGGATGAGAAATAGTATATATTTACTATGGCTGCTAATATACTGATAAATATAAAAGGTGCTAGTATTTTTGAACGAACAGTTATAATCTTTTTCATGATTGTCCTTATATATAACATAAATAATATGCATAATTATATTATATTCTTACTTAAGTAGTATTGCAATCTAGATATATTTTGGTGTATTTATTATAAGTATTTAAAATATGTTAATTTTATTTATATTCAGTTTATTATAGTTATTATTTTTTAAACTTAGCTCAGTAAAAGTTTAATTATAAAGTTCTTTTGAATTTACAATGATACAGTTAATATATAAGTTTAAATTTATATAATTCTTGTTCATTGGTAAATCTTCGCCAATGAATAAAATATGATAGAAATTGAAATTAAGTTTTAAATTGAGATAGTTTTTGAGTTAATGCTTTTGCATTATTATCAAGAACTTTCATCTCATCAGAGATTACCTTAGTTGTATTAACATTATTGTTAACCTCCACACTGATTTCACCAATTTTATTGATAATATAATTCGTACTGTCCCCAGTTTTAGTAAGAGCATCAAGCGATGTATTCATTGCAACTGTTGTTTCATTCATGGTCGTAACAGTATTTTCTATTTGATCTTTCGCAGTTGATGAGATATCTGTTATATTTTGGATGTTTTCACTGTTTGAGCTCATTTTCTCACTTGCTTCATTAATAGCTTGAACTATAACGCTAACAGTAGAGTTAATCTCTACTAAACTTTTTTGTGTTCTTTCTGCTAGTTTTCTAACTTCATCAGCAACAACAGCAAAGCCACGTCCATGCTCACCAGCACGTGCAGCTTCTATAGCTGCATTTAAAGCAAGAAGGTTAGTTTGATCAGCAATATCACTTATAATGCTAAGTACTTCGGTGATTTGCTGTGCATCATTACTTAAGGCTGAGAGGTCATCTACTAAGCTCATTTCAATTTCTGCACTTTTATGTACTTCTTCTATCATCTTTACAATATTTTTACTCGCATCGCTTAAAATTCGGCTTACTTTAGCAATATCATCTCTTACAGCATCCGCATCATCCGTTGCCTCTTTAATCATTACAACAGTTTGTTCACCAAATTGAGTTGTTTCTTTTATTATGCTTGCCGTGTTGTCCATGCTTGTAGTCATTTCAACAAAATGAGCATCAATTCCATCAACAACTCTTCTGTTGTCATCAGCACTACCTTTAGAATCGTTTATCGCTTCTTGAGTAGATGAAATCAGGCTATTTAATTTTGAATAAACATTTGAAATTTCATTGTTATTTAGTAAATCTTTAATAAATGTAAAATCTTTATCTCTCTCTATGCCTTCTACATCTACTTGCAAGCCATCCAGTGATTTTTGAATTAGTAGACCAAATACCGTACTAATAGAGATATGTAATATAAAGGCTATTAATGCAATAAGAAGAATTTCTGTTTGAGTGCTACTTAAGTATTCTCCAAACATTTTTATCTGCCCATTTAAGGAATCATTTGAAAATCTAATAAGATGGCATAACTCTTCTTTTGTTTTTAGAGCAACAGAGTTATAAGAACTAATAGCATCAACTCTAT
This window encodes:
- a CDS encoding PAS domain S-box protein, with product MEQDNHFEFSANSSRDGIWSYDILKQEFNLSKEWKKRLGFAQEEKLGYFDYLGLIPDENRFDHHNAMHDVLEKHTGELEYVHFTIQYPLTTKSGEELLIEDIGDIFFNDDKTPIRIAGFHRDITNKKSS
- a CDS encoding sensor histidine kinase; the encoded protein is MNNITKKSFYSFLTLYLLSSFIFLLFASYWFYTSQKTIEMQNNYYKMNHISDRVSSSIIKAHMMDNKFVLDSFENATVALYDNKYKLIDGQNIQKVDLSKEYYMEGDTFTLVSKRTAGHLGIDYVAVQSNEFTQSVTKLRNKVIITSIFVGIIIIIISVILSYIFLRPIKDKMQEIEEFVKDTTHELNTPITALMMSTSRAKNKKIYDEKIIQNISISTKQLYDIYSSLSFLSFDAKSEEAVELNFASVVNESIKYFNELLEKKNIIVEFKKTTCTLTIAPTKAKMLINNLLSNAIKYSPPNKKIYISVLENSFAIQDEGIGIAKDKLDTIFKRFTRANSYAGGFGVGLNIVDSIVKEYNFGIDVTSTENVGTTVNVRFH
- a CDS encoding response regulator transcription factor, which encodes MKILLMEDDAVLSDILLDYLSESWDVDYAYNSEEVYKKLDSIKYDLFIFDINVAGKNGLELLAELREFNDTTPTIFITAYTDTAYLKKAFELGAHDYIKKPFELEELNARILNTKKLFNIDNKTQIFISESTFYLPELRQVNKNSNIFSLGQKDGEMLFYFLKNQKRVITNDELIQNIWDFDHIPSDATIRSHIRTLREMIGKDKIQTVRGVGYTYE
- a CDS encoding GNAT family N-acetyltransferase, with translation MSIALYFLRSTEQKIAEDMLHFAYRLDEVAKTVDDFCELEKYTQNYGLTNRDLGLYALKENKIAGAIWLRLLNKDDNSNGYINDNTPILTIGVKPEFRGEGIGSSMLEQLILEAGSLYENISVSVLNNNKTVSYFEKFGFCKIEESRAKSPTDGSEVITMIKQISKESVKRPSDGYDPRKWMD
- a CDS encoding phosphate ABC transporter substrate-binding protein, with the protein product MFIKSIITTAVLASSVLASTVVIVNPGSGVDSLDVSQVKKIFLAKTKSFPNGESAVPVDQDSKNPAYEAFYKAVAGKSAVKMNKYWVKLTFTGKAEAPKKVGSSSDVVGLIKNNKNMIGYADSADVTADVKVVYTVK
- a CDS encoding methyl-accepting chemotaxis protein, translating into MKKIITVRSKILAPFIFISILAAIVNIYYFSSKQIEQIDKTFVERVEKSSAYLNLGLSLSLGTGNMLGAKRTTDYYKEDEELAFIYILDEENEFFTKINDLPEGIDEKKLLELKDNAIAEINGVIIKRSRMEYDKEFLGTSFIAYKTDSRGGSVRSTILSAVILISILLIINVAVLIYIIRHTISNPLNIILERVKLISEGDLATQSNIKGNDEFAQLSDYFNTAMHNLSTMVNDAKSLSDENNSVSSNLSNTSDIMKKLTLKSATLVETAATNGSIIQSKLQDSVLASQEARDEAIEVGKKLEEARGGVLDMITRVQHSAEVETEMVGRLQELSSEATQVKEVLSVISDIADQTNLLALNAAIEAARAGEHGRGFAVVADEVRKLAERTQKSLVDIHSTINVIVQSITDTSATISLNSKQVDELSNVSINVEQMINETSHIMQNAIVTAESSLKDIVQMKEDTGSVVTEITQANESVSQTSHNISEVSNAADTLDKLSQDLKDKLSAFKTD